Proteins encoded in a region of the Diospyros lotus cultivar Yz01 chromosome 9, ASM1463336v1, whole genome shotgun sequence genome:
- the LOC127809886 gene encoding protein TONNEAU 1a-like — translation MDDYTREMMDLKTLVTRTLEKKGVLAKIRAELRANVFEAIEEEDRAIEKEEGLPPALLGSCNDRAKQLHASPSGRLLTALVCEYLDWAQLSHTLKVYLPECNLQKDFWKAELKEFSSNNGYDLNRNGDSGPLLLDVLEGFLKYENLSQTRSSGRRLITPETESSSSLESRNSRRPPPPSVAGGLPPLGRPIAASQASDRRGGSSISGYRKDDYNWRYDNDEPTDDVFRASSALENLQLDRKARNLTSSWRHGGDGVTEGDGRVDHI, via the exons ATGGACGACTACACTCGGGAGATGATGGACCTCAAAACCCTCGTCACCCGAACCCTAGAAAAAAAGGGCGTCCTCGCCAAGATCCGA GCTGAACTTAGAGCAAATGTATTTGAGgcaatagaagaagaagatagggcAATAGAAAAGGAAGAAGGTTTACCTCCTGCACTGTTGGGTAGTTGTAATGACCGTGCAAAACAACTTCATGCTTCTCCTTCAG GAAGACTTCTAACTGCCCTGGTGTGTGAATACCTGGACTGGGCACAATTAAGCCACACACTAAAAGTTTATCTGCCAGAGTGTAATTTG CAAAAGGATTTCTGGAAAGCTgagttaaaagaatttagtAGCAATAATGGATATGATCTTAACAGGAATGGAGATAGTGGCCCTTTGCTTTTGGATGTTCTTGAAGGATTCTTGAAGTATGAG AATTTATCCCAAACCAGGAGCTCTGGAAGGAGATTAATCACTCCAGAAACTGAATCCTCTTCCAGTTTAGAATCACGTAACTCTAGAAGACCACCGCCACCATCTGTTGCTGGGGGGTTACCTCCACTTGGAAG GCCAATCGCCGCTTCCCAAGCATCTG ATAGGAGAGGAGGATCCTCCATATCTGGCTACAGGAAAGATGATTACAATTGGAGATATGACAATGATGAACCGACAGATGATGTCTTCCGGGCTTCTTCTGCTTTGGAAAATCTTCAATTGGACAGAAAAGCTCGGAATCTGACCAGTTCTTGGAG GCATGGTGGGGATGGTGTCACAGAGGGTGATGGCAGGGTAGACCATATATAG